Proteins encoded by one window of Pseudomonas coleopterorum:
- the tauA gene encoding taurine ABC transporter substrate-binding protein, translated as MGIQAAPLTVGYQTGIDPSKVPQADGVYETAIGEKIDWRRFNSGPEVVTAIASGDVQIGNLGSSPLAAATSRKLPIVAFIVSAQINSAEALVVRNGSGIDNPQQLVGKTIATPFVSTSHYSLLGALKHWGLEGKVKVVNLQPAEIAAAWKRGDIDGAFVWSPALGEIRKSGKTLTDAAQVGQWGAPTFEVWVARKDYAEKHPEVIAKFAKVTLDSFADYAKNQAQWTADSEPVRKIAKLTGANAADVPDLLVGSTYPDAEAQASDALLGGGTAKAVAKTAEFLKEQGKLEAVLPDYTPYVSAQFVQ; from the coding sequence ATGGGCATCCAGGCCGCCCCGTTGACCGTGGGCTACCAGACCGGCATCGACCCCAGCAAGGTGCCCCAAGCCGATGGTGTCTATGAAACGGCCATTGGCGAGAAGATCGACTGGCGCCGCTTCAACAGCGGTCCGGAAGTGGTCACGGCCATCGCCTCGGGCGATGTGCAGATCGGCAACCTGGGGTCGAGTCCGCTGGCAGCCGCCACTTCACGCAAACTGCCCATCGTCGCCTTCATCGTTTCGGCGCAGATCAATTCCGCTGAAGCCTTGGTAGTGCGCAACGGCAGCGGTATCGACAATCCCCAGCAACTGGTGGGCAAAACCATCGCCACGCCCTTCGTTTCCACGTCCCACTACAGCCTGCTCGGCGCGCTGAAGCACTGGGGCCTGGAGGGCAAGGTCAAGGTGGTCAATCTTCAGCCCGCTGAAATCGCCGCCGCTTGGAAGCGTGGCGACATCGATGGTGCTTTCGTCTGGTCGCCGGCATTGGGCGAGATCCGCAAGAGTGGCAAGACCTTGACCGATGCCGCGCAGGTCGGCCAATGGGGCGCACCGACCTTCGAAGTCTGGGTGGCGCGCAAGGATTACGCCGAGAAGCATCCTGAAGTAATCGCCAAATTCGCCAAGGTCACCCTGGATTCCTTTGCCGACTACGCGAAGAACCAGGCGCAGTGGACCGCCGACTCCGAGCCGGTGCGAAAGATCGCCAAGCTGACGGGCGCCAATGCCGCGGATGTTCCCGACCTGCTCGTCGGCTCCACCTACCCCGACGCCGAGGCCCAGGCTTCGGACGCGCTGCTGGGCGGCGGTACTGCCAAGGCGGTGGCCAAGACGGCCGAGTTCCTCAAGGAACAGGGCAAGCTGGAAGCCGTGCTACCCGATTACACGCCTTACGTCAGCGCCCAGTTCGTTCAGTGA
- the tauB gene encoding taurine ABC transporter ATP-binding subunit gives MAQLILDRISAHYPGAAQPVLQDISLSLGPQQLCVALGPSGSGKTSLLNLIAGFVPPSSGRITLDGVAVKGPGADRGVVFQDDALLPWQDVLANVAFGLQLAGIARPQREARAREMLALVDLAGFAERQVWQLSGGQRQRVGLARALAADPQVLLMDEPFGALDAFTREQMQELLLQVWQRTAKPVFLITHDIEEAVFLATDLILLAPDPGHVEERLSLDFGLRYAAGESARAIKSDPRFIETREHVLAQVFAQRESAQREFAQRVSPQGATAREALA, from the coding sequence GTGGCCCAATTGATTCTCGACCGTATCAGTGCCCACTACCCAGGCGCTGCGCAGCCGGTTCTGCAGGACATCTCCCTGAGCCTGGGCCCACAGCAACTGTGCGTGGCGCTGGGTCCCTCGGGCAGTGGCAAGACCTCGTTGTTGAACCTGATCGCCGGTTTCGTGCCGCCCAGCAGTGGCCGCATCACCCTGGACGGGGTCGCGGTAAAAGGTCCAGGGGCGGACCGTGGCGTGGTGTTTCAGGATGACGCCCTGCTGCCTTGGCAGGACGTGCTGGCCAATGTCGCCTTCGGTCTGCAACTGGCGGGCATCGCCCGGCCGCAGCGTGAAGCGCGGGCGCGTGAAATGCTCGCGCTGGTCGATCTGGCCGGTTTCGCCGAGCGGCAGGTGTGGCAGCTCTCCGGTGGTCAGCGGCAACGCGTGGGCCTGGCCCGAGCGCTGGCGGCCGATCCGCAGGTGCTGTTGATGGACGAACCCTTTGGTGCATTGGATGCGTTCACCCGAGAGCAGATGCAGGAACTGCTGCTGCAGGTCTGGCAACGGACCGCCAAGCCGGTATTTCTGATCACCCATGACATCGAAGAAGCGGTGTTTCTGGCCACCGACCTGATTCTGCTCGCACCCGATCCGGGGCATGTCGAGGAGCGTCTGAGCCTGGACTTCGGCCTGCGCTACGCCGCCGGCGAGAGCGCCCGGGCGATCAAGTCCGACCCCCGATTCATCGAGACCCGCGAGCACGTGCTGGCTCAGGTATTTGCACAACGAGAGTCTGCACAACGAGAGTTCGCCCAGCGTGTTTCTCCACAGGGCGCCACCGCGCGCGAGGCACTGGCATGA
- the tauC gene encoding taurine ABC transporter permease TauC: MSHYPTEAIDRTRKPAARRPWRLSTRAISTLTLAGVLLLWWAVTASELIEPLFLPSPGAVLDKAWLLATQGYMDATLWQHLGASLGRIGLALVFAVLFAIPVGIAIGHNRIAQGILDPLIEFYRPIPPLAYLPLIVIWCGIGETSKVLLIYLAIFAPIAIATATGVRNVDPARLRAAQSLGATRAQLIRHVIVPSALPEILTGIRIGLGVGWSTLVAAELIAATSGLGFMVQSAAQFLVTDVVVLGILVIALIAFGLEMGLRALQRRLVPWHGQSH, encoded by the coding sequence ATGAGCCACTATCCGACCGAAGCCATCGACCGCACGCGCAAGCCCGCTGCGCGCCGACCCTGGCGTCTGAGTACGCGAGCCATCAGCACACTGACCCTGGCCGGCGTGCTGCTGCTCTGGTGGGCGGTCACCGCCAGCGAATTGATCGAACCGCTGTTCCTGCCCTCGCCGGGTGCCGTGCTGGACAAAGCCTGGCTGCTGGCAACCCAGGGCTACATGGACGCAACCTTGTGGCAGCACCTGGGTGCCAGCCTGGGGCGCATCGGCCTGGCCCTGGTCTTTGCCGTTTTGTTCGCCATCCCGGTGGGCATCGCCATCGGCCACAACCGCATTGCCCAAGGCATCCTCGATCCGCTGATCGAGTTCTATAGACCCATTCCACCGCTGGCCTACCTGCCGCTCATCGTGATCTGGTGCGGTATCGGCGAGACCTCGAAGGTGCTGCTGATCTACCTGGCGATCTTCGCTCCGATCGCCATTGCCACGGCCACCGGCGTGCGCAATGTCGATCCAGCCCGGCTGCGCGCCGCGCAGTCGCTGGGTGCCACACGGGCGCAGCTGATTCGTCATGTGATCGTGCCCAGCGCCCTGCCGGAGATCCTCACCGGCATCCGCATCGGCCTGGGCGTCGGTTGGTCGACCCTGGTCGCCGCCGAGTTGATCGCCGCCACCAGCGGCCTGGGTTTCATGGTGCAGTCGGCCGCGCAGTTTCTGGTCACCGATGTGGTGGTACTGGGCATCCTGGTGATCGCGCTGATCGCCTTTGGCCTGGAAATGGGCTTGCGCGCCCTGCAACGACGGCTGGTGCCCTGGCACGGCCAGAGCCACTGA
- the tauD gene encoding taurine dioxygenase: MTLHITPLSPTLGAVIAGVDLSRELTPAQQREIDAALIAHQVLFWRDQPLTPAQQARLAHQFGDLHIHPIYPSVPGQPEVLVLDTAVTDVRDNAIWHTDVTFLAEPAMGAILTAQQVPPFGGDTCWANGIAAFEALSAPLQTLLDGLTATHDFAKSFPLERFGNDAQALARWEQTRQQHPPLSHPVVRTHPVSGRKALFVNDGFTTRINELSAAESRALLDLLFAHATRPEFCVRWQWRQGDVAFWDNRVTQHYAIDDYRPQRRVMHRATILGDRPF; this comes from the coding sequence ATGACTCTGCACATCACCCCCTTGAGCCCCACCCTCGGCGCGGTCATCGCAGGCGTCGACCTGAGCCGGGAACTGACCCCGGCGCAGCAACGCGAGATCGACGCCGCGCTGATCGCCCACCAGGTCTTGTTCTGGCGCGACCAGCCACTGACGCCGGCCCAGCAGGCCCGGCTGGCGCACCAGTTCGGTGACCTGCACATCCATCCGATCTACCCCAGCGTGCCGGGGCAGCCCGAAGTGCTGGTGCTCGATACCGCCGTGACCGATGTGCGCGACAATGCCATCTGGCACACCGATGTCACCTTTCTCGCGGAACCGGCAATGGGCGCGATACTGACGGCCCAACAGGTGCCGCCCTTTGGCGGCGACACCTGCTGGGCCAACGGCATAGCCGCGTTCGAGGCGTTGTCCGCGCCCTTGCAGACCCTGCTCGACGGCCTGACCGCCACCCACGATTTCGCCAAGTCGTTCCCGCTCGAACGCTTCGGCAACGATGCCCAGGCCCTGGCACGCTGGGAGCAGACCCGGCAGCAGCATCCGCCACTGTCGCACCCGGTGGTGCGGACCCATCCGGTCAGCGGGCGCAAGGCCTTGTTCGTCAATGACGGCTTCACCACCCGTATCAACGAGCTGTCGGCGGCGGAAAGTCGGGCGCTGCTCGACTTGCTGTTCGCCCACGCCACGCGACCGGAGTTCTGTGTGCGCTGGCAATGGCGTCAAGGGGATGTGGCATTCTGGGACAACCGCGTGACCCAGCATTACGCGATCGACGACTACCGACCACAGCGACGCGTGATGCATCGAGCGACGATATTGGGGGATCGACCGTTCTGA
- the gcvH gene encoding glycine cleavage system protein GcvH: protein MSDIPAELRFAESHEWARLEADGTVTVGISDHAQEALGDVVFIELPEVGKVFAAGDQAGVVESVKAASDIYSPVGGEVIAINEALADAPESVNGEPYGAWFFKLKPSAAGELDKLLDAAGYKAAIGE, encoded by the coding sequence ATGAGCGATATCCCTGCTGAACTCCGTTTTGCCGAAAGCCACGAGTGGGCGCGCCTGGAAGCTGACGGCACGGTGACCGTGGGCATCAGCGACCATGCCCAGGAAGCCTTGGGTGACGTGGTGTTCATCGAGCTGCCGGAAGTCGGCAAGGTGTTCGCCGCTGGTGATCAAGCCGGTGTGGTGGAGTCGGTGAAAGCGGCGTCCGATATCTACTCGCCGGTAGGCGGTGAAGTGATCGCCATCAACGAGGCACTCGCCGACGCTCCCGAGAGCGTCAACGGCGAACCCTACGGCGCCTGGTTCTTCAAGCTCAAGCCCAGCGCTGCCGGTGAGCTGGACAAACTGCTCGATGCCGCAGGCTACAAGGCCGCCATCGGCGAATGA
- the gcvT gene encoding glycine cleavage system aminomethyltransferase GcvT, whose translation MGQRTPLYDLHLALGAKLVDFGGWDMPLHYGSQVEEHHQVRRDCGVFDVSHVTVIDIHGPDARAFLQHLLSNDVGNLTATGQALYSAMLNEQGGVVDDLIAYLTEDGYRLVVNAATRDKDLAWLSTHSDGFDVQWRERPELALLAVQGPEARRKVADLLGSQRRELLLRLEPFEGRHQGDWFIARTGYTGEDGIEIVLPAAQAADFFNELIGAGISPIGLGARDTLRLEAGMNLYGQDMDEANSPLASNMAGSVAWQPISRAFIGREALERERSVGPAMKLVGLVLEERGVLRAHQVVRIAGVGEGEITSGSFSPTLSKSIALARVPMATADRAEVEIRGKWYPVRVVKPTFVRHGSTLI comes from the coding sequence ATGGGACAGCGTACGCCTCTGTATGACCTGCATCTTGCCCTCGGCGCAAAGCTGGTCGATTTTGGCGGTTGGGACATGCCCCTGCATTACGGATCGCAAGTCGAAGAGCATCATCAGGTACGTCGCGATTGCGGCGTCTTCGACGTGTCGCATGTGACCGTGATCGATATCCACGGGCCGGATGCCCGGGCGTTCCTGCAACACCTGCTGAGCAACGATGTGGGCAACCTGACCGCAACCGGCCAGGCCTTGTACAGCGCCATGCTCAATGAGCAGGGCGGGGTGGTCGATGATCTGATCGCCTACCTCACCGAGGATGGCTATCGCCTGGTGGTCAATGCCGCCACCCGCGACAAGGACCTGGCCTGGCTGAGCACTCACTCCGATGGGTTCGATGTGCAGTGGCGCGAGCGTCCCGAGTTGGCGCTGCTGGCGGTGCAAGGGCCCGAGGCGCGGCGCAAGGTCGCCGATCTGTTGGGCAGCCAGCGCCGCGAATTGCTGCTGCGATTGGAACCCTTCGAAGGGCGCCACCAAGGCGACTGGTTCATTGCTCGCACCGGCTATACGGGTGAAGACGGCATCGAAATCGTCTTGCCTGCGGCCCAGGCTGCCGACTTCTTCAACGAATTGATCGGCGCCGGCATTTCGCCCATCGGCCTGGGCGCGCGCGATACGCTGCGTCTGGAAGCAGGCATGAATCTGTATGGCCAGGACATGGACGAGGCTAACTCGCCATTGGCGTCGAACATGGCCGGCAGCGTGGCGTGGCAACCGATCTCGCGGGCCTTCATCGGGCGTGAAGCGCTGGAGCGCGAGCGGTCAGTCGGGCCGGCGATGAAACTGGTCGGATTGGTGCTCGAGGAGCGCGGCGTGCTGCGCGCGCATCAGGTTGTGCGGATCGCCGGAGTTGGCGAAGGGGAGATCACCAGTGGTAGTTTCTCACCTACGCTGAGCAAGTCGATTGCACTGGCGCGTGTACCCATGGCGACCGCTGACCGTGCGGAAGTCGAGATACGCGGCAAATGGTACCCGGTACGGGTGGTCAAGCCGACCTTCGTCCGGCATGGTAGCACCCTGATCTGA
- a CDS encoding ABC transporter permease → MSSFVQRRWYPLVLAVVGLVLLPLSVLVLSWQSIDLQIWSHLWDTQMPRLLGNTLTLVVGVGTGVTVIGVSLAWLTSLCEFPGRRWLDWALMLPFAIPAYVLAFVFVGLLDFAGPVQSLLREWFGNGLRLPRVRSTGGVIIVLVLVFYPYVYLLARTAFLAQGKGLMEAARMLGQSPWQAFWRVALPMARPAIGAGVALALMETLADFGAVAVFNFDTFTTAIYKTWYGFFSLSSAAQLASLLLLAVMLVLYGERRARGQDHAASERPRGQALYRLSGFKAWLASGWCALVFACAFVVPMVQLVAWCWQRGRFDLDERYRELILHTLYLGAMAALITVAVALLLAFARRQAPTPGIRAGVAIANLGYALPGSVLAVSLMLAFSFLDRELVVPVSSWLGGAGRPLLLGSVAALLVAYLVRFIAVAYGPLESSLARIRPSLPEASRSLGVGGARLFFKVYLPLLLPGTLSAALLVFVDTLKEMPATLLMRPFGWDTLAVRVFEMTSEGEWARASLPALTLVLVGLLPVIGLIRRSARQLGRTH, encoded by the coding sequence TTGTCCTCTTTCGTCCAACGCCGTTGGTATCCGCTGGTCTTGGCCGTGGTCGGGCTCGTGCTCTTGCCGCTGAGTGTGCTGGTGCTGTCCTGGCAAAGCATCGACCTGCAGATCTGGTCCCATTTGTGGGACACGCAGATGCCGCGGCTGCTGGGCAACACACTGACTCTTGTGGTGGGCGTAGGTACGGGTGTGACGGTGATCGGCGTCAGCCTGGCGTGGCTCACCAGCCTGTGTGAATTCCCCGGGCGGCGCTGGCTCGACTGGGCGCTGATGCTGCCGTTTGCCATCCCTGCCTATGTGCTTGCCTTCGTGTTCGTAGGGCTGCTGGATTTTGCCGGCCCCGTGCAGAGCCTGCTGCGCGAGTGGTTCGGCAACGGCCTGCGCCTGCCGCGGGTGCGCTCCACGGGCGGGGTCATCATCGTGCTGGTGCTGGTGTTCTATCCCTACGTCTATCTGCTGGCACGGACCGCGTTCCTGGCCCAGGGCAAGGGCTTGATGGAAGCGGCGCGCATGCTTGGGCAATCACCCTGGCAGGCCTTCTGGCGGGTCGCCCTGCCGATGGCCCGGCCCGCCATCGGGGCCGGTGTGGCCTTGGCATTGATGGAAACCCTGGCGGATTTCGGCGCCGTGGCGGTGTTCAATTTCGATACGTTCACCACCGCCATCTACAAGACCTGGTACGGCTTCTTCAGCCTTTCCAGCGCGGCGCAGTTGGCCAGCCTGTTATTGCTGGCCGTGATGCTGGTGCTCTATGGCGAGCGTCGCGCCCGCGGTCAGGATCACGCGGCCAGCGAGCGGCCGCGCGGGCAGGCGCTGTATCGGCTGAGCGGATTCAAGGCATGGTTGGCCAGTGGCTGGTGCGCGCTGGTGTTCGCCTGCGCCTTCGTCGTGCCCATGGTGCAGTTGGTCGCATGGTGCTGGCAGCGCGGACGCTTCGACCTCGACGAGCGCTATCGTGAGCTGATCCTGCATACCCTGTACCTGGGCGCCATGGCCGCGCTGATCACCGTCGCGGTGGCGTTGTTGCTGGCGTTCGCGCGGCGTCAGGCGCCCACGCCGGGCATTCGCGCCGGTGTGGCGATCGCGAACCTGGGCTATGCCCTGCCGGGATCGGTGCTGGCGGTGTCGCTGATGCTGGCTTTCAGTTTTCTCGACCGCGAACTGGTGGTGCCAGTGTCCAGCTGGTTGGGCGGCGCCGGTCGGCCGTTGCTGCTGGGCAGTGTGGCGGCGCTGCTGGTCGCCTACCTGGTCCGCTTCATCGCGGTGGCCTACGGGCCCCTGGAAAGCAGCCTGGCGCGGATTCGCCCGTCCTTGCCCGAAGCATCGCGCAGCCTGGGTGTGGGCGGTGCGCGGCTGTTCTTCAAGGTCTACCTGCCACTGTTGCTGCCTGGCACGCTCAGCGCAGCGCTGCTGGTGTTCGTCGACACGTTGAAGGAGATGCCGGCCACTTTGCTGATGCGTCCATTTGGCTGGGATACGCTGGCGGTGCGCGTCTTCGAAATGACCAGCGAAGGCGAGTGGGCTCGTGCTTCGCTGCCGGCCCTGACCCTGGTGCTGGTCGGCTTGCTGCCGGTCATCGGGCTGATTCGACGTTCGGCGCGCCAGCTGGGTCGAACTCACTGA
- a CDS encoding extracellular solute-binding protein, whose protein sequence is MMVRKRLLAALALCLLGGNAHAADEVVVYSSRIDELIKPVFDAYTAKTGVKVKFITDKEAPLMQRIKAEGQNATADLLLTVDAGNLWQAEQMGILQPIQSTVIDGNIPPQYRAASHQWTGLSLRARTIAYASERVKPQELSTYEALADKQWEGRLCLRTAKKVYNQSLTATLIETHGAEKTEQILKGWVNNLSTDVFSDDIAVLQAIDAGQCDVGIVNSYYYGRLHKQQPDLGVKLFWPNQGDRGVHVNLSGIGLNKYAPHPQAAIALVEWMTGPQAQAIFAGVNQEFPANPAVAPSAEVASWGKFKADTLPVEVAGKRQAEAIRLMDRAGWN, encoded by the coding sequence ATGATGGTGCGCAAACGTCTTCTCGCTGCACTGGCGCTCTGTCTGCTGGGTGGCAACGCCCACGCTGCCGATGAAGTGGTCGTCTATTCGTCGCGCATCGACGAGCTGATCAAGCCGGTTTTCGACGCCTACACCGCGAAAACCGGGGTCAAGGTCAAGTTCATCACCGACAAGGAAGCGCCGTTGATGCAGCGCATCAAGGCCGAAGGGCAGAACGCCACGGCCGACCTGCTGCTCACCGTCGATGCCGGCAACCTGTGGCAAGCCGAGCAGATGGGCATCCTGCAGCCCATCCAGTCCACCGTCATCGATGGCAACATTCCCCCGCAATACCGTGCCGCGTCCCACCAGTGGACCGGCCTGAGCCTGCGTGCGCGAACCATCGCCTACGCCAGCGAGCGCGTCAAACCGCAGGAGCTGAGCACCTACGAGGCGCTGGCCGACAAGCAATGGGAAGGACGCCTGTGCCTGCGTACGGCGAAGAAGGTGTACAACCAGTCCCTGACCGCCACCTTGATCGAGACCCACGGCGCCGAGAAGACCGAGCAGATTCTCAAGGGCTGGGTGAACAACCTGTCCACTGACGTGTTCTCCGATGACATCGCGGTGCTGCAGGCCATCGATGCCGGGCAGTGCGACGTGGGTATCGTCAACAGCTACTACTATGGCCGCCTGCACAAGCAGCAACCGGACCTGGGTGTGAAGCTGTTCTGGCCGAACCAGGGCGATCGCGGTGTGCACGTGAACCTGTCGGGCATTGGCCTGAACAAGTATGCGCCGCACCCTCAGGCGGCCATCGCCTTGGTCGAGTGGATGACCGGGCCGCAGGCGCAGGCAATCTTCGCCGGGGTGAACCAGGAGTTTCCAGCCAATCCGGCGGTGGCGCCCTCTGCGGAAGTCGCCAGTTGGGGCAAGTTCAAGGCCGACACACTGCCCGTGGAAGTGGCGGGCAAGCGTCAGGCCGAAGCGATCCGGTTGATGGACCGTGCCGGGTGGAACTGA
- a CDS encoding 2-octaprenyl-3-methyl-6-methoxy-1,4-benzoquinol hydroxylase: MRADLVIVGAGMVGSALALALRDSGLDILLIDGGPLTGKPFDALAPFEARVSALSMASQRILQRLGAWDGIKARRANPYRHMSVWDGSGTGQINFSAASVHADTLGHIVENRVVQDALLERLQDSGIRLLANARLEQLRHSGDDRLLTLAGGQTVRTPLVIAADGAHSAVRRLAGCETREWDYLHHAIVTSVQCSEGHRDTAWQRFTDEGPLAFLPLQRGDGKHWCSIVWSTTPEQSERLMALDDVAFCRALGQAFEGRLGEVLAADPRLCVPLRQRHAKRYVETGLALIGDAAHTIHPLAGQGVNLGLLDAAVLAEELIHARQRGERLAGLPVLTRYERRRMPHNLALMAAMEGFERLFQADPLPLRWLRNTGLKWVERLPEAKALFVRQALGLTGDLPELARL; the protein is encoded by the coding sequence TTGCGCGCCGACCTGGTCATCGTCGGCGCTGGCATGGTCGGCAGCGCCCTGGCGCTCGCCCTGCGCGACAGCGGCCTGGACATCCTGCTGATCGACGGCGGGCCGCTGACCGGCAAACCTTTCGACGCATTGGCGCCTTTCGAAGCGCGGGTCAGTGCGCTGTCCATGGCCAGCCAGCGCATCCTTCAGCGCCTGGGCGCCTGGGACGGTATCAAGGCGCGGCGTGCCAACCCCTATCGACACATGAGCGTGTGGGACGGCAGCGGCACCGGGCAGATCAACTTTTCCGCCGCCAGCGTGCATGCCGACACCCTGGGGCATATCGTCGAGAACCGCGTGGTTCAGGACGCCTTGCTCGAACGCCTGCAGGACAGCGGGATCCGGCTGCTGGCCAATGCGCGACTGGAGCAGTTGCGCCATTCAGGTGACGATCGTCTGTTGACCCTCGCCGGCGGTCAGACCGTGCGCACCCCGCTGGTGATCGCCGCAGACGGCGCGCACTCGGCGGTGCGTCGACTGGCTGGCTGCGAGACTCGCGAATGGGACTACCTGCACCACGCCATCGTCACCAGCGTGCAGTGCAGCGAGGGCCATCGCGATACGGCCTGGCAACGCTTCACCGACGAGGGCCCGCTGGCCTTTCTGCCTTTGCAGCGCGGTGATGGCAAGCATTGGTGCTCGATCGTCTGGTCGACCACGCCGGAGCAGTCCGAACGCCTGATGGCCTTGGACGACGTGGCCTTCTGCCGAGCGCTGGGCCAAGCCTTCGAGGGACGTCTGGGCGAGGTTCTCGCTGCCGATCCTCGCTTGTGCGTCCCGTTGCGTCAGCGACATGCCAAGCGCTACGTGGAAACCGGTCTGGCACTGATCGGCGATGCCGCGCACACCATCCATCCGCTGGCCGGGCAGGGGGTCAACCTGGGCCTGCTCGACGCGGCGGTGCTGGCCGAAGAACTGATCCATGCCCGGCAGCGAGGCGAGCGGCTGGCGGGCCTGCCGGTGCTGACGCGCTACGAGCGCCGACGCATGCCACACAACCTGGCACTGATGGCGGCCATGGAAGGCTTCGAGCGCCTGTTCCAGGCCGACCCGCTGCCGCTGCGCTGGTTGCGCAACACCGGCTTGAAGTGGGTGGAGCGACTGCCGGAAGCCAAGGCGTTGTTCGTCCGCCAGGCGCTGGGCTTGACCGGCGATCTACCTGAGCTCGCGCGCCTCTGA
- the ubiH gene encoding 2-octaprenyl-6-methoxyphenyl hydroxylase has translation MSRFNLAIIGGGLVGASLALALQAGAKARGWNIVLIERFAPGDAYQPSYDARSSALSYGTRQIYERLGLWPAISQRAEAIRQIHVSDRGRFGTARLRAEDEGVPALGYVVENAWLGQCLWQALDREVVSWRCPAEVTGTQALADGYALTLNDGTQVQCDLAVLADGGRSELREQLGIAVQHTRYDQDALIANITPGNPHQGQAFERFTDDGPMALLPLPDNRCALIWTRTPADIRRLQGLSDDAFLQELQGVFGYRLGTLQRVGARHVYPLSLVRAEEQVRSNLVVLGNAAHALHPIAGQGFNLSMRDVQALADALLASTGHVGELSLLRGYEQRQRLDQNLTVGFSDQLTRLFATPDPWVAVGRNLGLLGLDLLPPAKRWFARQAMGLGTRSDIKGR, from the coding sequence ATGAGCCGCTTCAATCTGGCCATCATCGGTGGCGGACTGGTCGGCGCGAGCCTGGCCCTGGCGTTGCAGGCCGGTGCCAAGGCTCGCGGTTGGAACATCGTCCTGATCGAGCGCTTCGCCCCCGGCGACGCCTACCAGCCCAGCTATGATGCGCGCTCCTCAGCGTTGTCCTACGGCACCCGGCAGATCTATGAGCGCCTGGGCTTGTGGCCGGCGATCAGCCAGCGTGCCGAAGCGATTCGTCAGATCCATGTTTCCGACCGCGGTCGCTTCGGCACCGCGCGGCTTCGCGCCGAGGACGAAGGCGTACCGGCCTTGGGCTATGTGGTGGAGAACGCCTGGCTCGGCCAGTGCCTGTGGCAGGCGCTTGACCGAGAGGTGGTGAGCTGGCGCTGTCCGGCGGAAGTCACCGGCACCCAGGCCTTGGCCGACGGTTACGCATTGACCTTGAACGACGGCACTCAGGTGCAGTGCGACCTGGCCGTGCTGGCCGACGGTGGTCGTTCCGAGCTGCGCGAACAGTTGGGCATTGCCGTGCAGCACACGCGCTACGATCAAGACGCCCTGATCGCCAATATCACCCCCGGCAATCCGCATCAGGGGCAGGCGTTCGAGCGCTTCACCGATGATGGGCCGATGGCCTTGCTGCCGTTGCCCGACAACCGTTGCGCACTCATCTGGACCCGTACGCCCGCCGATATCCGCCGCCTGCAGGGGTTGTCCGATGATGCGTTTCTGCAGGAGCTGCAGGGCGTATTCGGCTACCGTCTGGGTACGCTGCAGCGCGTGGGCGCCCGACATGTCTATCCGTTGTCGCTGGTACGGGCCGAGGAGCAGGTGCGTTCCAATCTGGTGGTCCTTGGCAACGCGGCGCATGCCTTGCACCCCATTGCCGGACAGGGCTTCAACCTGTCGATGCGCGACGTGCAGGCGCTGGCCGATGCCTTGCTCGCCAGCACCGGCCATGTGGGCGAACTGTCGCTGCTGCGTGGCTATGAGCAACGCCAGCGCCTGGATCAGAACCTGACCGTGGGCTTTTCGGACCAGCTGACGCGTTTGTTCGCGACACCCGATCCATGGGTCGCGGTGGGCCGCAATCTGGGCCTGCTGGGGCTCGATCTGCTGCCGCCGGCCAAGCGCTGGTTCGCACGCCAGGCAATGGGCCTGGGCACTCGGTCGGACATCAAAGGGCGATGA